A window of Oscillospiraceae bacterium contains these coding sequences:
- a CDS encoding DUF5702 domain-containing protein — translation ESNVATAKQYIFAIRFLFNSIYALTDKKIDAQTLPPAMAIQAATCGMFPYQLAQVVIKLALSLAESTIDLSDLMDGEKVPLLKSKDTWHCSLEGLIDKLKEEAVDKIKETVEKRGTEMLGGLQQAIDDAGKWTTGTVDKLKNTIDFEFEAAVNNTLNTAAATMAQIATDKIQMEFMEFFTTTSGGTLNKEMLENEIDTALDQYINEFSGEEDINATLMSLKEGIKTRIIDKVYPKLEAAASNISDATNGLQIDATMFKNLQDEIGSAAENFIDTATEQVAARVSSFVGTATDKLKNLVETKGEKILDDVSEKLSQKTSELLDSYFPTKTTTIQGSKNKNTGGETSSSTDTIFKFSYKDYLRLFLFLKLTAGGSDDTMLRIADVIQLNLGSGMKEAAARYGRTGSPAHAKGDQFRMNKAYSYVELKVNINVKALLMSNQIFVKGANDSTKKPINYWEYEYKTIAGY, via the coding sequence GAGAGCAACGTGGCGACGGCAAAGCAGTATATTTTTGCCATTCGCTTTTTGTTTAACAGCATTTATGCATTGACGGATAAGAAGATCGATGCCCAAACGCTCCCGCCGGCCATGGCCATCCAGGCAGCCACCTGCGGTATGTTCCCCTACCAACTGGCGCAGGTGGTCATAAAGCTGGCCCTGTCGCTGGCCGAGTCGACGATCGATCTGTCAGATTTGATGGACGGAGAAAAAGTGCCATTGCTGAAATCGAAGGATACATGGCATTGTTCTCTTGAGGGATTGATTGACAAGTTGAAGGAAGAAGCGGTAGATAAGATCAAAGAAACGGTGGAGAAAAGGGGGACGGAGATGCTTGGAGGGTTACAACAGGCAATTGATGATGCAGGGAAATGGACTACTGGGACAGTGGATAAGTTGAAAAATACGATTGATTTTGAGTTTGAGGCTGCAGTAAACAATACACTTAATACAGCTGCTGCTACGATGGCACAGATTGCCACAGATAAAATTCAGATGGAATTTATGGAATTTTTTACAACAACATCAGGTGGTACGCTCAACAAAGAGATGTTGGAAAATGAAATTGATACAGCATTGGATCAGTATATCAATGAGTTTAGCGGAGAAGAAGATATTAATGCGACACTGATGAGCTTGAAAGAAGGTATAAAAACGAGAATTATAGATAAGGTATATCCTAAACTGGAAGCGGCGGCAAGTAATATTTCAGATGCGACCAATGGGCTTCAGATCGATGCGACAATGTTTAAAAATCTGCAAGATGAAATTGGATCGGCAGCTGAGAATTTTATAGATACAGCAACTGAACAGGTAGCCGCAAGAGTCTCCTCTTTCGTTGGTACAGCTACAGATAAGCTGAAAAATCTTGTGGAAACAAAAGGAGAGAAAATTCTTGATGATGTTAGCGAGAAACTCTCTCAAAAGACATCGGAGTTACTCGATTCATATTTCCCGACCAAGACTACAACTATCCAGGGAAGCAAAAATAAAAATACAGGAGGAGAAACGTCCAGCTCGACGGACACGATTTTTAAATTTTCGTATAAAGACTACCTGAGGCTGTTTCTGTTTCTGAAATTGACTGCCGGTGGCTCTGATGACACGATGCTTCGTATTGCCGATGTAATTCAATTAAACCTTGGCTCCGGCATGAAGGAAGCTGCGGCTCGTTATGGCCGGACAGGCAGTCCTGCCCATGCGAAGGGGGACCAGTTTAGGATGAATAAGGCCTACAGTTATGTGGAGCTGAAGGTGAATATCAATGTGAAAGCGTTGCTGATGTCCAACCAAATTTTTGTGAAAGGAGCGAACGATTCAACAAAAAAACCAATTAACTACTGGGAATATGAATATAAAACTATTGCAGGATATTAA